The Fusarium falciforme chromosome 7, complete sequence genome window below encodes:
- a CDS encoding Protein kinase domain-containing protein, translating to MDNDQLIQQWELEVKDMSDKFTCHPSQQRWSTDERWERLEMLGRGGYGEVWLQKCTTGPRIGDLRAVKEISKNFGQTSEYENIKIRDQELSALIKFSHQRYRDHFVSSFGWFQTTRSLFITMQYFPHGDLQSHIAQPLSDGEASAITRQILQGLSFMHQNKFAHRDLKPANILVQEKGPNWWVKLSDFGCSKEATTLRTTVGTPPYWAPELCNIFTHADEESCDCIADRTYSFEVDIWAVGVIAFRSTTGALPFGDSPYSKLYRYVRQGAPFPTSLLLTVIWVKNQWPIWKQTSLGALDNGDTAVS from the exons ATGGACAATGATCAGCTCATTCAACAATGGGAACTCGAAGTCAAAGACATGAGCGACAAATTTACGTGTCATCCCAGCCAACAGAGGTGGTCTACTGACGAGAGGTGGGAACGCCTAGAGATGCTAGGTAGAGGAGGCTATGGCGAGGTCTGGCTTCAAAAATGCACCACAGGTCCACGAATCGGAGATCTTCGAGCCGTCAAAGAAATTTCCAAGAACTTTGGGCAAACTTCAGAGTACGAAAACATCAAGATTCGTGATCAGGAGCTCTCAGCCCTAATCAAGTTCTCACACCAACGA TATCGCGACCACTTCGTATCCTCTTTTGGATGGTTTCAGACGACAAGGTCTTTGTTTATTACCATGCAATATTTTCCTCATGGCGATCTACAGTCTCATATTGCCCAACCACTCTCTGATGGAGAAGCATCTGCTATCACTCGGCAAATCCTCCAAGGCCTCTCATTTATGCATCAAAACAAATTTGCGCATCGCGACTTGAAACCTGCG AACATCCTCGTTCAAGAAAAGGGCCCCAACTGGTGGGTTAAGCTGTCCGATTTTGGTTGTAGCAAGGAAGCTACAACTCTCCGAACTACTGTTGGCACACCACCATACTGGGCACCCGAACTATGCAACATCTTCACTCATGCCGACGAAGAATCCTGTGATTGCATAGCAGATCGGACCTACTCGTTTGAAGTTGATATCTGGGCCGTTGGCGTCATCGCCTTTCGTTCAACCACGGGAGCTCTACCATTCGGAGACAGTCCATACTCCAAGCTCTATCGTTACGTTCGGCAAGGCGCCCCGTTTCCAACCAGTCTGTTATTGACTG TCATCTGGGTCAAGAACCAGTGGCCCATCTGGAAACAGACAAGCCTCGGGGCGCTGGACAACGGCGACACCGCAGTCTCCTAG
- a CDS encoding Beta-glucosidase, translating to MHIHQRAPIDVEAKLASLTLSEKISLLSGADFWHTVALPSHNIPSVKCTDGPNGARGGRFFNPVPGLCIPCGTGLGATWNPDLLYAAGQLLSRECEAKGAHVWLGPTVNLVRGPLNGRGFESFSEDPYLSGVLATAIIRGVQSRGTLAALKHFVANDQETDKMSTDICMSERALREVYLKPFQMAVRDGKPKVVMSSYNKVNGTHVSESQKLLDQILRREWEFDGLIMSDWFGTYGCSRALKAGVDIEMPGPSRHRADKAIVAVTSGKVSVDTIDERARNVLEFVNNTATARVSPKETTRDLPEDRAFNRRLAQESIVLLKNSENILPLRPQDCQEVAVIGPNAKLPAACGGGSANLRPYYTSSVFQGIRDQLPSTARVHFEPGVFGHILLPYFTSEHVVDEFGQPGVSVAFFNEPDSVPDRKPFDSQNVPDTTYQLMDYNHPEKKDVFYVSMRANYKPDVDGLYEFGLASYGVARLYIDDHLVIDNERDQSHGGMFFGHGSTERRGTFEMSSNRTYRLRVEAGSALTSRVTGGAGSMLPLPGGACRLGGCLKLDPLEGISRAVSLAKRCHQVFVVVGFNSDLEKEGMDRDSMALPPHVDDLVSAVLEAQPNAIVVTQAGNPVAMPWKAKTILHSWYGGNEAGNAVADVIFGKTNPSGKLPMTFPNRLEDGPTYLSFGSDNGQIYYAEDVFVGHRWFEARGIDVAFPFGHGLSYTTFAISNIRIQGNSVLVDVKNTGNLTGAEVLRLYVTFNTTKSGRRSRFLRPLRTLAGFQKTLLEPSQSKTVVISLDKYSTAVWDVKSDSWCREAGTYTISVVNSGGCLETDLVEEKDNYWNGP from the exons ATGCATATCCATCAGCGTGCCCCAATAGATGTTGAGGCAAAGCTCGCCTCGTTGACACTATCTGAGAAGATTTCTCTCCTTTCAG GCGCCGACTTCTGGCACACCGTGGCCCTCCCATCCCACAACATCCCCTCGGTGAAATGCACTGATGGACCCAACGGAGCCAGAGGCGGTCGCTTCTTCAACCCCGTCCCGGGACTTTGCATCCCCTGCGGAACAGGCTTGGGTGCCACCTGGAATCCCGACCTGCTTTACGCTGCAGGCCAGCTTCTGTCGCGAGAGTGTGAGGCCAAGGGCGCCCATGTGTGGTTAGGTCCTACGGTCAATTTGGTTCGTGGTCCTCTCAATGGACGCGGCTTTGAAAGCTTCTCTGAGGATCCTTACCTGAGCGGTGTACTGGCTACGGCCATTATTCGAGGCGTGCAGAGTCGAGGAACGCTCGCTGCCCTGAAGCACTTTGTGGCCAATGATCAAGAAACTGATAAGATGTCGACTGACATCTGTATGTCTGAGAGAGCCTTACGAGAAGTGTATCTGAAACCTTTTCAGATGGCTGTCAGAGACGGTAAGCCAAAGGTTGTCATGTCGTCTTATAACAAGGTCAATGGTACCCACGTCTCGGAAAGTCAGAAGCTTCTAGACCAAATACTAAGGAGGGAATGGGAGTTTGATGGCCTCATAATGAGTGACTG GTTCGGCACCTATGGATGCAGTCGTGCGCTCAAGGCCGGCGTGGACATTGAGATGCCCGGTCCGTCGAGACACCGCGCTGATAAGGCCATCGTGGCCGTGACTTCGGGGAAGGTCTCGGTGGACACGATTGATGAAAGAGCAAGAAATGTACTCGAGTTTGTCAACAACACAGCGACAGCACGAGTCTCACCAAAAGAGACAACCCGTGATTTGCCAGAGGATCGGGCCTTTAATCGACGTCTCGCCCAAGAGAGTATCGTCCTTCTCAAGAATTCGGAGAATATTCTTCCCCTTCGACCCCAAGACTGTCAAGAAGTTGCTGTTATTGGCCCAAACGCCAAGCTTCCTGCGGCTTGTGGAGGCGGAAGTGCCAATTTGCGACCATACTACACGAGCTCTGTCTTCCAAGGTATTCGAGATCAATTACCTTCCACGGCACGCGTTCACTTTGAGCCTGGCGTATTCGGGCATATTCTCCTCCCCTACTTCACAAGCGAACACGTCGTCGACGAATTTGGACAGCCAGGGGTATCTGTCGCCTTCTTCAATGAGCCCGATTCGGTCCCGGATAGAAAACCCTTTGACTCTCAGAACGTTCCAGATACCACCTATCAGCTGATGGACTACAACCACCCAGAGAAGAAAGATGTATTCTATGTATCAATGCGGGCAAATTACAAACCAGATGTCGACGGTCTGTATGAGTTTGGCCTGGCCAGCTATGGTGTTGCAAGGCTCTACATAGACGACCATCTCGTGATTGACAACGAGAGAGATCAATCCCATGGCGGTATGTTTTTCGGTCACGGCTCAACAGAGAGGCGTGGCACTTTCGAGATGTCGTCAAATCGCACCTATCGCTTGCGTGTGGAAGCGGGGAGTGCGCTGACGTCCAGGGTGACTGGAGGGGCGGGTTCAATGTTACCTCTACCAGGAGGTGCCTGTCGGCTGGGCGGGTGTCTGAAGCTTGATCCACTTGAGGGAATTAGTCGAGCTGTGTCTCTGGCGAAGCGATGCCATCAGGTCTTTGTAGTTGTCGGCTTCAACTCGGacctggagaaggagggcatGGACAGAGATTCCATGGCACTTCCACCTCACGTCGACGACCTTGTTTCAGCTGTGCTGGAGGCTCAACCAAATGCCATAGTGGTTACCCAGGCTGGCAATCCAGTGGCTATGCCATGGAAGGCCAAGACAATTCTTCACAGCTGGTATGGGGGCAATGAGGCCGGAAACGCCGTTGCCGACGTTATCTTTGGCAAGACAAATCCCAGCGGGAAGCTGCCAATGACTTTTCCTAACCGACTTGAGGATGGGCCTACATATCTGAGCTTCGGAAGTGACAACGGCCAGATATACTATGCCGAGGATGTGTTCGTTGGACATAGATGGTTCGAGGCTCGTGGTATTGATGTTGCATTTCCATTTGG GCATGGTCTGAGTTACACTACATTTGCGATTTCCAACATAAGAATTCAAGGGAATAGCGTACTGGTGGACGTAAAAAATACTGGGAATTTGACAGGCGCTGAAGTGCTACGACTATACGTCACCTTTAACACGACAAAGTCTGGCAGGAGGTCGAGATTCTTGCGGCCACTACGGACGCTTGCGGGCTTTCAGAAGACTCTTCTAGAGCCTTCGCAAAGCAAAACCGTGGTCATATCTCTGGACAAGTATAGCACGGCTGTCTGGGATGTCAAGAGTGACAGCTGGTGTCGTGAAGCGGGCACGTACACGATTTCTGTTGTGAACTCCGGTGGGTGCTTGGAAACGGATTtggttgaagagaaggataATTATTGGAACGGACCTTGA
- a CDS encoding Fungal-trans domain-containing protein, with amino-acid sequence MDMPVSTGFLTSDADASGESNIGLLGYCLRVLDIRDRCQRLTLKISNHRKLSQDSFTAVQSIEDELQRFSISLPERYRFDAKSFSLRAFSPSRTPFLMLHAWWHQTHCDLFRFTIPGFREGLPIAEISQLSPEFATSCREKCLSHALSVSRILETPKLVGGADLISDPSLAMCAFHSARIISRLGQHPMGNLPQDELVTRLSSCADALEEQAAIYPTSAILKKGIMDLVSDAQRDRDGQFACPSIWEEEERETNLSGSSAIQGGETRRKEIYSKHSVSEVVQNLHFEPGDGDEGSTITQEAAATNESSSTYLENRPTLMNVQLMEAQQQTTIPELFDASIHDFDGYLGGSSGYNDEFSALGADPRHDSGQPDLFMDSFWPLMEGDWMPGQM; translated from the exons ATGGACATGCCTGTTTCAACAGGGTTCTTGACCAGCGATGCTGATGCCTCCGGCGAGTCAAACATTGGTCTGCTGGGCTATTGCTTACGCGTGCTCGACATTCGTGATCGTTGTCAGAG GCTCACGCTGAAGATTAGCAATCATCGGAAACTCTCACAAGATTCATTTACCGCCGTCCAGTCCATCGAGGATGAGCTTCAGCGATTTAGCATCTCACTTCCAGAGCGCTACAGATTTGATGCCAAGTCATTCTCTTTACGAGCCTTCTCCCCCTCAAGAACTCCGTTCCTAATGCTCCACGCTTGGTGGCATCAAACGCACTGCGACCTCTTTCGCTTTACTATTCCCGGGTTCCGAGAGGGTCTCCCCATAGCCGAAATCTCCCAACTATCGCCAGAATTCGCAACTTCTTGTCGCGAGAAATGTCTGTCTCACGCCTTGTCCGTATCAAGGATCCTCGAGACGCCGAAGTTGGTTGGCGGGGCAGATTTGATCAGCGATCCGTCCCTCGCCATGTGTGCTTTCCACTCGGCGAGGATCATCTCAAGACTGGGGCAGCATCCGATGGGCAACTTGCCACAAGATGAGCTCGTTACAAGGTTATCCTCGTGTGCCGATGCACTAGAAGAGCAAGCCGCGATTTATCCCACATCTGCCATCTTGAAGAAGGGCATCATGGATCTCGTCAGTGATGCTCAGCGAGATCGGGATGGACAATTTGCGTGCCCGTCTAtctgggaggaggaagaacgGGAGACTAATCTTTCAGGGAGCTCTGCTATACAGGGCGGAGAAACTAGACGAAAGGAGATTTACTCAAAACACAGTGTCAGTGAGGTGGTTCAGAATCTACATTTCGAGCCTGGAGACGGCGATGAAGGCAGCACAATTACTCAAGAGGCGGCAGCGACGAATGAATCCAGCTCGACATACCTCGAGAACCGCCCTACTCTTATGAACGTTCAGTTGATGGAGGCCCAACAGCAAACGACTATACCAGAGCTCTTCGATGCATCGATACACGATTTCGATGGCTACCTAGGAGGTTCTTCGGGGTATAACGACGAGTTTTCTGCTCTTGGGGCCGATCCAAGACACGATTCTGGACAGCCTGATCTATTTATGGACTCGTTCTGGCCTTTGATGGAGGGAGACTGGATGCCTGGGCAGATGTAG
- a CDS encoding MFS domain-containing protein, translating into MLSNNRILQHFNRHLALAFSVIAVSTFNYGFDNAAYNNTQAMDAFQRQFGDWNEAADTYKISPSWLSLFNSLNYIGFGAGVIIGSLVSERWGRRWCMFGMSAWALVPAIMAVTSVSKHQMMATRILNYIYIGMELAVVPVYQSEIMPKEIRGFAVGSYQFSLMTGTLIVSCVCRGTSSLSGNLSFRIPFGLFFIIPVIVMILIFFIPESPRWLLTKDRTEEARAALGKLREGKQTEAEIDEQFAALQYALEKEPEQGRYVELFQGKNLRRTGIVVAMNFFQQATGQAFASSYGTIFIRDIGTINPFTMSIINSIVNLTVAFTGLYFVDRLGRRPLLFTSAGWMFSAIVTMGALGTVANPSFGIKSGIVAMLTLFGSGFTFAFAPLNYVVTTEIPALRLRDASQRTASIVNVATNFVVSFSIPYLLYDQYAGLGSKLGFVFAGILALAIVFVYFCVPECKGKSLEQVDRLFNENVSLRKFGKYKTEDLATDSADGAEKGVGVAVTSHKE; encoded by the exons ATGTTGTCTAACAACAGGATTCTTCAACACTTCAACCGCCACCTGGCCCTCGCATTCAGTGTCATCGCAGTATCGACCTTCAACTATGGCTTTGACAACGCCGCGTACAACAACACCCAGGCCATGGACGCCTTCCAGCGGCAGTTTGGCGACTGGAACGAGGCCGCGGACACATACAAGATCTCGCCATCATGGCTATCGCTCTTCAACAGCCTGAACTATATCGGCTTCGGTGCCGGAGTCATCATCGGCAGCTTGGTCAGTGAGCGCTGGGGACGGCGATGGTGCATGTTTGGTATGAGTGCCTGGGCGCTTGTTccagccatcatggccgtTACTTCAGTTAGCAAGCATcagatgatggcgacgagaATCCTCAACT ACATCTATATCGGCATGGAGCTTGCTGTCGTCCCCGTCTACCAATCCGAGATCATGCCCAAAGAAATCCGAGGCTTCGCAGTCGGCTCGTATCAGTTCAGCTTGATG ACGGGCACCCTTATTGTCAGCTGTGTCTGCAGAGGTACAAGTTCCTTGTCCGGAAATCTGTCCTTCCGAATTCCTTttggcctcttcttcatcatccccGTGATCGTCATGATTTTGATCTTCTTTATCCCAGAG TCCCCGCGCTGGCTCCTGACCAAGGATAGAACCGAAGAAGCACGAGCAGCTCTCGGAAAGTTGCGCGAAGGAAAACAGACCGAAGCCGAGATCGACGAGCAGTTCGCGGCTCTCCAGTACGCTTTGGAGAAGGAACCTGAGCAGGGACGATACGTTGAACTGTTCCAGGGCAAGAACCTCAGGCGAACCGGTATTGTTGTTGCCATGAACTTCTTCCAACAAGCCACCGGCCAGGCTTTTGCTTCCAGTTACGGTACTATCTTCATTCGCGATATCGGAACCATAAACCCCTTCACCATGAGCATCATCAATTCCATCGTCAATCTTACCGTTGCCTTTACCGGCCTTTATTTCGTTGATCGGCTAGGTCGTCG CCCCCTTCTATTCACAAGCGCAGGGTGGATGTTCTCGGCGATTGTCACCATGGGCGCTCTCGGAACAGTTGCCAATCCCTCCTTCGGCATCAAGTCAGGAATCGTAGCAATGCTCACCCTGTTCGGCTCCGGATTCACGTTCGCCTTTGCACCGCTCAACTACGTCGTCACTACTGAGATCCCAGCTCTGCGCCTCCGAGATGCCTCGCAGCGAACAGCCTCCATCGTCAACGTCGCCACAAATTTTGTGGTCAGCTTCAGTATCCCTTATCTGCTGTACGACCAGTACGCAGGGCTCGGATCGAAGCTTGGGTTCGTCTTTGCAGGAATTCTCGCTTTAGCCATTGTTTTTGTGTACTTTTGCGTTCCCGAGTGCAAGGGCAAGTCACTTGAACAGGTTGATCGTTTGTTCAACGAGAACGTGAGCCTACGAAAGTTTGGAAAGTACAAGACAGAGGACCTTGCGACGGATTCAGCTGATGGGGCTGAGAAGGGAGTTGGTGTGGCAGTTACGAGCCATAAGGAGTAG
- a CDS encoding MFS domain-containing protein produces the protein MAKSPNEEAHLPGVDGDDFQGLVLADVIPRDRKPWYSDWTLWKLNLLLLSGLLTQTATGFDASMLNGMQSLPQWQEFFGEPKGTRLGAMTFGPNGGVLISILVSSQLCDWLGRRKPIFGGSILIIVGSIIQTWSRNYGMFVASRFIIGFGLGIVSTAAPPLLSEVTYPTHRGQVVSFMMCSWPLGALIAAWVTYGTFQIQGSWAWRLPSILQATFSVAQASLVLFAPESPRWLIYKGRYKEAMDILVKWHGYGDPNSRLARFEMAEITATLEVEKVQKRSRWAEWISTRGNWHRFFLALYIPAMLQWSGNALTSYYLAKVLNSINITDHKTQLLLNAGLQIWGFLSAVLFAMLVDKFGRRRLFLVGMTGMGASYVIWTICSALNQETGFKHIGYAGAVLAMIFVFSLWYHACSPIGATYIMEVTPYSLRAKASMLYQLTGNLAGIYNAFANPVAMEAIAWKYYIVWCVAIAIHLTLIYFFFPETKGRSLEEVAEIFDGPDAAVGTNAMKQMGLDTNADGAVGFEKDSQGLESSAKAAVVQVDRK, from the exons ATGGCAAAGTCTCCAAACGAAGAAGCTCACCTTCCTGGtgtcgatggcgatgacttCCAgggcctcgtcctcgccgatGTCATTCCACGCGATCGCAAGCCGTGGTACTCTGACTGGACCCTCTGGAAGCTGAACCTGCTTCTGCTTAGTGGTCTTTTGACCCAGACGGCAACAGGTTTCGATGCGA GTATGCTCAACGGTATGCAGTCTCTGCCTCAATGGCAAGAGTTCTTTGGCGAACCCAAGGGAACGCGTCTCGGAGCCATGACCTTTGGCCCCAACGGTGGCGTCCTCATCTCGATCCTTGTCTCGTCTCAGCTTTGCGATTGGCTCGGTCGAAGGAAGCCCATCTTTGGAGGATCCATCCTTATCATTGTCGGATCCATCATTCAGACCTGGAGCCGCAACTATGGCATGTTTGTTGCTTCGCGCTTCATCATTGGCTTTGGCCTGGGAATCGTTTCTACCGCTGCTCCGCCGCTGCTCTCTGAGGTCACATACCCGACGCATCGTGGACAAGTTGTCTCCTTCATGATGTGTTCTTGGCCTCTTGGTGCCTTGATTGCTGCTTGGGTCACGTACGGCACCTTTCAGATCCAGGGATCCTGGGCATGGCGTCTCCCCAGCATTCTTCAGGCCACCTTCTCCGTCGCCCAAGCTTCCCTGGTACTGTTTGCCCCTGAGTCTCCCCGATGGCTGATCTACAAGGGCCGTTACAAGGAGGCTATGGATATCCTGGTCAAGTGGCACGGTTACGGTGACCCCAACTCCAGACTTGCGCGCTTCGAAATGGCTGAGATTACGGCTACTCTCGAGGTCGAAAAGGTCCAGAAGAGGTCACGATGGGCTGAATGGATCTCGACCCGTGGAAACTGGCACCGTTTCTTTCTCGCCCTGTACATCCCCGCCATGCTGCAGTGGTCTGGCAACGCCCTCACCTCTTACTACCTCGCCAAGGTTCTCAACTCGATCAATATTACCGACCACAAGACTCAGCTGCTTCTCAACGCCGGTCTTCAAATCTGGGGTTTCCTTTCAGCTGTTCTCTTCGCCATGCTTGTCGACAAGTTTGGTCGACGAAGACTCTTCCTCGTTGGCATGACTGGTATGGGTGCTTCCTACGTTATTTGGACCATCTGCTCTGCCCTCAACCAGGAGACAGGCTTCAAGCACATTGGCTATGCTGGCGCCGTTCTAGCCATGATCTTTGTCTTTTCTCTGTGGTACCACGCCTGTTCTCCCATCGGCGCAACATATATCATGGAGGTCACGCCCTACTCGCTGCGTGCCAAGGCCTCCATGTTGTACCAGCTGACCGGTAACTTGGCCGGCATCTACAACGCCTTTGCCAACCCCGTCGCCATGGAAGCTATTGCATGGAAGTACTACATCGTTTGGTgtgtcgccatcgccatccacCTGACTCTCATCTATTTCTTCTtccccgagaccaagggcCGATCCCTCGAAGAGGTTGCCGAGATCTTTGACGGTCCTGATGCCGCGGTTGGCACCAATGCCATGAAGCAGATGGGACTGGATACGAATGCCGATGGTGCTGTCGGCTTTGAGAAGGATAGCCAGGGGTTGGAGTCTTCGGCTAAGGCTGCCGTTGTGCAGGTCGATAGGAAGTAG